One window from the genome of Oryza glaberrima chromosome 3, OglaRS2, whole genome shotgun sequence encodes:
- the LOC127765339 gene encoding CRIB domain-containing protein RIC4-like: MKERRGSAGVFPFSIGCMSQSAVDVADPHDKKSTTTTQNDPSSSSASAAAMAAAAQSAEEEGGGEKVKGATAAAAAAVASSGIVATGVQRLIKGIKSLSQIFAMYDDEEEDEEEREMVIGYPTDVQHVGHIGWDGMNKVGGMVNAFSLPSSLSLRQLEMAMEAAHA, translated from the exons atgAAGGAACGCCGCGGCAGCGCCGGCGTCTTCCCCTTCTCCATCGGCTGCATGTCGCAgtccgccgtcgacgtcgccgaccCGCACGACAAgaagtcgacgacgacgacgcagaacgacccttcctcctcctccgcctccgccgccgccatggccgccgccgcacaga GCGcggaggaagaaggcggcggcgagaaggtgaaaggcgccacggcggcggcggcggcggcggtggcgtcctcTGGCATCGTGGCCACCGGCGTGCAGCGGCTGATCAAGGGGATCAAGAGCCTGTCCCAGATTTTCGCCATgtacgacgacgaggaggaagacgaagaggagagggagatggtgATCGGGTACCCGACCGACGTGCAGCACGTCGGCCACATCGGGTGGGACGGCATGAACAAGGTCGGAGGCATGGTGAACGCCTTCTCCCTcccatcctccctctccctccgacAGCTCGAGATGGCCATGGAAGCAGCTCATGCCTGA